One window from the genome of Toxotes jaculatrix isolate fToxJac2 chromosome 17, fToxJac2.pri, whole genome shotgun sequence encodes:
- the letm1 gene encoding mitochondrial proton/calcium exchanger protein isoform X1 has translation MALILFTRSRAPLMKTSRSLKNEFRKSKGKLQDGACFNCTALRLSSQKLDGLQLGSLAQVSSFAPSLPLSDGHVGPSQSPDSPRLYCAFVLGASSSLYASATTGAQWTIARPQDISGVRWIHTSRRRWDDSKVEKSLRSLKDKKKLEEGGPVYSPTLDAEPVRRTIRQRVVDEIKHYYHGFKLLWIDTTIAGRMLWRVLNGHSLSRRERRQFLRTCADVFRLLPFLVFIIVPFMEFLLPVALKLFPNMLPSTFETQSKKEERLKKELRVKLEMAKFLQDTIEEIALRNKVAQDSVTEEFSTFFQKIRDSGERPSNEQIIKFSKLFEDELTLDNLTRPQLVALCRLLELQSIGTNNFLRFQLIMKLRAIRADDKLIAEEGVESLNVNEVQAACRVRGMRSLGVTEERLREQLSQWLELHLNQQIPTSLLLLSRAMYLPDTLSPADQLKTTLQNLPEVVTKEAQLMAAEMELSKVDNKTKLETTLQEEAAIRQDNKDREMERLADAAEKVAREGELELEAERAKRSETEPAVSKADAAAHSETLRDTAPVIEGIKDEEITKEEIDLLSDACSKLKEQKRLLTLEKEELEELKDDVQEYNEDLEEIKKELSKSGQEKTLEESKASQRLSKRVNRMIGRIDKIILELEKDKVILDGQMDSGTTPPVGLFYTFRENLISIDELISVMRQIQNIPEHKLQSIAEALDDNKDGKIDIDDVIKVVELIDKEDIDISTSQVADIMVMLQKEEKLMEKEKAKEKAEKEQAATLKS, from the exons GGAAACTACAAGATGGTGCCTGTTTCAACTGCACAGCCCTCAGACTCTCCAGTCAGAA ACTTGATGGACTCCAACTCGGCAGTTTGGCCCAGGTCTCCTCATTCGCTCCTTCCCTTCCCTTGTCGGATGGACATGTGGGTCCCAGCCAGAGCCCAGACTCGCCACGGCTCTACTGTGCTTTTGTCTTGGGGGCCTCGTCTTCCCTGTACGCCTCGGCCACAACAGGGGCCCAGTGGACTATAGCACGACCACAGGACATCTCTGGTGTAAGGTGGATACACACTTCGAGGAGGAGATGGGACGACTCAAAGGTGGAGAAATCACTGCGTTCTCTAAAGGAcaagaagaagctggaggaaGGAGGGCCGGTGTACAGTCCCACGCTCGATGCAGAGCCTGTGAGAAGGACAATCCGACAGCGGGTTGTAGATGAAATCAAACACTACTACCATGGCTTCAAGCTGCTGTGGATTGATACCACCATTGCTGGGCGAATGCTGTGGAGGGTGCTGAACGGACACAGCCTGTCCCGACGTGAGAGGAGACAG TTTCTTAGAACTTGTGCAGACGTCTTCAGACTTCTACCCTTCCTGGTGTTCATCATTGTTCCCTTCATGGAGTTCCTGCTTCCTGTAGCTCTGAAACTCTTCCCCAACATGCTGCCGTCCACCTTCGAGACACAGTCTAAGAAG GAGGAGAGgttgaagaaggagctcaggGTCAAACTGGAGATGGCCAAGTTCTTGCAGGACACCATCGAGGAGATCGCTCTGAGGAACAAGGTGGCTCAAGACAGCGTGACAGAGGAGTTCTCCACCTTCTTCCAGAAG ATCCGGGACTCCGGGGAGCGTCCCAGTAATGAGCAGATCATAAAATTCTCCAAGCTGTTTGAGGATGAGCTGACTCTGGACAACCTGACCCGACCTCAGCTGGTGGCTCTCTGCCGTCTCCTGGAGCTCCAGTCCATCGGGACCAACAACTTCCTCCGCTTCCAGCTCATCATGAAGCTGAGGGCCATCCGCGCAGATGACAAG CTGATCGCAGAGGAAGGAGTAGAGAGTCTGAACGTGAACGAGGTGCAGGCAGCCTGTCGCGTCAGAGGGATGAGATCTCTCGGAGTCACAGAGGAACGACTGAGAGAGCAGCTCAGCCAG TGGTTGGAGCTGCACCTGAACCAACAGATCCccacctctctgctgctgctgtctcggGCCATGTACCTCCCTGACACACTGTCTCCTGCTGACCAGCTGAAGACCACACTGCAGAATCTCCCTGAGGTGGTG ACGAAGGAGGCCCAGTTGATGGCGGCAGAGATGGAGCTCTCCAAAGTGGACAATAAGACCAAACTGGAGACGACGCTGCAGGAGGAGGCGGCCATACGCCAGGACAACAAGGACCGTGAGATGGAGAGGTTGGCTGACGCTGCAGAGAAGGTTGCCAGG GAGGGTGAGCTGGAGCTCGAAGCAGAGAGGGCGAAGCGCAGTGAGACAGAGCCGGCAGTGTCCAAGGCTGACGCGGCTGCTCATTCAGAGACGCTGAGGGACACAGCACCTGTTATAGAGGGAATCAAG GATGAGGAGATCACCAAAGAAGAGATTGACCTGTTGAGTGATGCCTGCTCAAAGCTGAAGGAGCAGAAGAGGCTGTTGACTctggagaaagaggagctgGAAGAACTGAAGGATGATGTCCAAGAATACAATGAG GATCTGGAGGAAATAAAGAAGGAGCTCTCTAAGAGCGGCCAGGAGAAGACACTAGAGGAGTCAAAGGCGAGCCAGCGTCTGTCTAAGAGAGTGAACCGTATGATCGGTCGCATCGACAAGATCAtcctggagctggagaaggacAAGGTCATCCTggacggacagatggacagtGGAACCACCCCACCTGTCGG TCTGTTCTACACCTTCAGGGAGAACCTCATCAGTATTGACGAGCTGATCAGCGTCATGCGGCAGATCCAGAACATTCCAGAGCACAAGCTGCAGAGCATCGCCGAGGCGCTCGACGACAACAAGGACGGGAAGATCGACATCGATGACGTCATCAAA GTGGTGGAACTGATTGACAAGGAGGACATCGACATCTCCACCTCTCAGGTGGCTGACATCATGGTGATGCTGCAGAAGGAGGAGAAGCTGATGGAGAAGGAAAAGGCCAAAGAGAAGGCGGAGAAGGAGCAGGCAGCCACGCTCAAGAGCTAA
- the letm1 gene encoding mitochondrial proton/calcium exchanger protein isoform X2, protein MALILFTRSRAPLMKTSRSLKNEFRKSKGKLQDGACFNCTALRLSSQKLDGLQLGSLAQVSSFAPSLPLSDGHVGPSQSPDSPRLYCAFVLGASSSLYASATTGAQWTIARPQDISGVRWIHTSRRRWDDSKVEKSLRSLKDKKKLEEGGPVYSPTLDAEPVRRTIRQRVVDEIKHYYHGFKLLWIDTTIAGRMLWRVLNGHSLSRRERRQFLRTCADVFRLLPFLVFIIVPFMEFLLPVALKLFPNMLPSTFETQSKKEERLKKELRVKLEMAKFLQDTIEEIALRNKVAQDSVTEEFSTFFQKIRDSGERPSNEQIIKFSKLFEDELTLDNLTRPQLVALCRLLELQSIGTNNFLRFQLIMKLRAIRADDKLIAEEGVESLNVNEVQAACRVRGMRSLGVTEERLREQLSQWLELHLNQQIPTSLLLLSRAMYLPDTLSPADQLKTTLQNLPEVVTKEAQLMAAEMELSKVDNKTKLETTLQEEAAIRQDNKDREMERLADAAEKVAREGELELEAERAKRSETEPAVSKADAAAHSETLRDTAPVIEGIKDEEITKEEIDLLSDACSKLKEQKRLLTLEKEELEELKDDVQEYNEDLEEIKKELSKSGQEKTLEESKASQRLSKRVNRMIGRIDKIILELEKDKVILDGQMDSGTTPPVGENLISIDELISVMRQIQNIPEHKLQSIAEALDDNKDGKIDIDDVIKVVELIDKEDIDISTSQVADIMVMLQKEEKLMEKEKAKEKAEKEQAATLKS, encoded by the exons GGAAACTACAAGATGGTGCCTGTTTCAACTGCACAGCCCTCAGACTCTCCAGTCAGAA ACTTGATGGACTCCAACTCGGCAGTTTGGCCCAGGTCTCCTCATTCGCTCCTTCCCTTCCCTTGTCGGATGGACATGTGGGTCCCAGCCAGAGCCCAGACTCGCCACGGCTCTACTGTGCTTTTGTCTTGGGGGCCTCGTCTTCCCTGTACGCCTCGGCCACAACAGGGGCCCAGTGGACTATAGCACGACCACAGGACATCTCTGGTGTAAGGTGGATACACACTTCGAGGAGGAGATGGGACGACTCAAAGGTGGAGAAATCACTGCGTTCTCTAAAGGAcaagaagaagctggaggaaGGAGGGCCGGTGTACAGTCCCACGCTCGATGCAGAGCCTGTGAGAAGGACAATCCGACAGCGGGTTGTAGATGAAATCAAACACTACTACCATGGCTTCAAGCTGCTGTGGATTGATACCACCATTGCTGGGCGAATGCTGTGGAGGGTGCTGAACGGACACAGCCTGTCCCGACGTGAGAGGAGACAG TTTCTTAGAACTTGTGCAGACGTCTTCAGACTTCTACCCTTCCTGGTGTTCATCATTGTTCCCTTCATGGAGTTCCTGCTTCCTGTAGCTCTGAAACTCTTCCCCAACATGCTGCCGTCCACCTTCGAGACACAGTCTAAGAAG GAGGAGAGgttgaagaaggagctcaggGTCAAACTGGAGATGGCCAAGTTCTTGCAGGACACCATCGAGGAGATCGCTCTGAGGAACAAGGTGGCTCAAGACAGCGTGACAGAGGAGTTCTCCACCTTCTTCCAGAAG ATCCGGGACTCCGGGGAGCGTCCCAGTAATGAGCAGATCATAAAATTCTCCAAGCTGTTTGAGGATGAGCTGACTCTGGACAACCTGACCCGACCTCAGCTGGTGGCTCTCTGCCGTCTCCTGGAGCTCCAGTCCATCGGGACCAACAACTTCCTCCGCTTCCAGCTCATCATGAAGCTGAGGGCCATCCGCGCAGATGACAAG CTGATCGCAGAGGAAGGAGTAGAGAGTCTGAACGTGAACGAGGTGCAGGCAGCCTGTCGCGTCAGAGGGATGAGATCTCTCGGAGTCACAGAGGAACGACTGAGAGAGCAGCTCAGCCAG TGGTTGGAGCTGCACCTGAACCAACAGATCCccacctctctgctgctgctgtctcggGCCATGTACCTCCCTGACACACTGTCTCCTGCTGACCAGCTGAAGACCACACTGCAGAATCTCCCTGAGGTGGTG ACGAAGGAGGCCCAGTTGATGGCGGCAGAGATGGAGCTCTCCAAAGTGGACAATAAGACCAAACTGGAGACGACGCTGCAGGAGGAGGCGGCCATACGCCAGGACAACAAGGACCGTGAGATGGAGAGGTTGGCTGACGCTGCAGAGAAGGTTGCCAGG GAGGGTGAGCTGGAGCTCGAAGCAGAGAGGGCGAAGCGCAGTGAGACAGAGCCGGCAGTGTCCAAGGCTGACGCGGCTGCTCATTCAGAGACGCTGAGGGACACAGCACCTGTTATAGAGGGAATCAAG GATGAGGAGATCACCAAAGAAGAGATTGACCTGTTGAGTGATGCCTGCTCAAAGCTGAAGGAGCAGAAGAGGCTGTTGACTctggagaaagaggagctgGAAGAACTGAAGGATGATGTCCAAGAATACAATGAG GATCTGGAGGAAATAAAGAAGGAGCTCTCTAAGAGCGGCCAGGAGAAGACACTAGAGGAGTCAAAGGCGAGCCAGCGTCTGTCTAAGAGAGTGAACCGTATGATCGGTCGCATCGACAAGATCAtcctggagctggagaaggacAAGGTCATCCTggacggacagatggacagtGGAACCACCCCACCTGTCGG GGAGAACCTCATCAGTATTGACGAGCTGATCAGCGTCATGCGGCAGATCCAGAACATTCCAGAGCACAAGCTGCAGAGCATCGCCGAGGCGCTCGACGACAACAAGGACGGGAAGATCGACATCGATGACGTCATCAAA GTGGTGGAACTGATTGACAAGGAGGACATCGACATCTCCACCTCTCAGGTGGCTGACATCATGGTGATGCTGCAGAAGGAGGAGAAGCTGATGGAGAAGGAAAAGGCCAAAGAGAAGGCGGAGAAGGAGCAGGCAGCCACGCTCAAGAGCTAA